The following are from one region of the Anguilla rostrata isolate EN2019 chromosome 7, ASM1855537v3, whole genome shotgun sequence genome:
- the rlig1 gene encoding RNA ligase 1 isoform X1, whose product MRRLGSVQQKVPCVFLTEVKEEPSRKRDCQQFQVVATENVNPRALESNIDCALATEKLDGTCCYVSLFNGEPYLWARLDRKPNKQADKRFKRFHHSRKNCKEFVWNVEEDFRNVPDSWIPAHGIQHHNGQPVPDENGHIPGWVPVEKNNKQYCWHSSVVNYDAGIALVLRPSSDDSELLEVAAVPLSDLLEQTLELIGTNINANPYGLGSKKRPVHVLVPHGILRIRNAPSVNYQQLAEWFQGCTEGKVEGIVWHCNDGTLVKLHRHHLGLKWPDGETFLNKRPVIIRVNWVTYELDVGSEDLFASFSNLNGCRFDCIQDVHFEI is encoded by the exons ATGCGTCGTCTTGGTTCAGTGCAACAAAAGGtgccttgtgtgtttctgacggAGGTGAAAGAGGAGCCATCGAGAAAACGCGACTGTCAG CAATTCCAGGTTGTGGCAACAGAAAACGTGAACCCTAGGGCACTCGAATCAAATATTGACTGCGCCCTTGCCACAGAAAAGCTTGATGGCACCTGCTGTTACGTGTCTTTATTTAACG GAGAGCCATATCTCTGGGCTCGTTTAGATAGGAAGCCCAACAAGCAAGCTGATAAGAGGTTTAAAAGGTTTCATCACTCTCGCAAAAACTGCAAAG AATTTGTTTGGAATGTGGAGGAAGACTTCAGGAATGTTCCAGATTCATGGATTCCAGCACATGGCATACAGCACCACAATGGTCAGCCCGTGCCTGATGAAAATGGCCACATTCCAG GTTGGGTTCCAGTGGAGAAGAACAACAAGCAGTACTGCTGGCATTCATCCGTGGTGAATTACGATGCTGGGATAGCGCTAGTTCTGAGGCCCAGCTCAGATGACAGTGAGCTGCTGGAAGTAGCCGCAGTCCCTCTCTCAGATCTTCTCGAGCAAACGCTCGAACTCATTGGAACAAATATCAACGCAAATCCTTACG GGCTGGGCAGCAAAAAACGACCCGTCCATGTTCTGGTGCCACACGGGATACTCAGAATCCGAAATGCTCCATCGGTGAATTACCAGCAGTTGGCAGAGTGGTTTCAGGGCTGTACAGAGGGGAAAGTCGAGGGCATTGTCTGGCACTGTAACGACGGGACACTTGTGAAG ctTCATCGTCACCATCTCGGCTTGAAATGGCCTGACGGAGAAACGTTTTTAAACAAGAGGCCCGTCATCATCCGTGTCAACTGGGTGACATACGAACTGGATGTTGGATCTGAAGACTTGTTCGCCTCTTTCTCAAACTTAAATGGATGCCGCTTTGACTGCATCCAGGATGTTCACTTTGAAATATGA
- the rlig1 gene encoding RNA ligase 1 isoform X2: protein MAGWMDVIYKQFQVVATENVNPRALESNIDCALATEKLDGTCCYVSLFNGEPYLWARLDRKPNKQADKRFKRFHHSRKNCKEFVWNVEEDFRNVPDSWIPAHGIQHHNGQPVPDENGHIPGWVPVEKNNKQYCWHSSVVNYDAGIALVLRPSSDDSELLEVAAVPLSDLLEQTLELIGTNINANPYGLGSKKRPVHVLVPHGILRIRNAPSVNYQQLAEWFQGCTEGKVEGIVWHCNDGTLVKLHRHHLGLKWPDGETFLNKRPVIIRVNWVTYELDVGSEDLFASFSNLNGCRFDCIQDVHFEI from the exons AtggctggatggatggatgtaattTATAAG CAATTCCAGGTTGTGGCAACAGAAAACGTGAACCCTAGGGCACTCGAATCAAATATTGACTGCGCCCTTGCCACAGAAAAGCTTGATGGCACCTGCTGTTACGTGTCTTTATTTAACG GAGAGCCATATCTCTGGGCTCGTTTAGATAGGAAGCCCAACAAGCAAGCTGATAAGAGGTTTAAAAGGTTTCATCACTCTCGCAAAAACTGCAAAG AATTTGTTTGGAATGTGGAGGAAGACTTCAGGAATGTTCCAGATTCATGGATTCCAGCACATGGCATACAGCACCACAATGGTCAGCCCGTGCCTGATGAAAATGGCCACATTCCAG GTTGGGTTCCAGTGGAGAAGAACAACAAGCAGTACTGCTGGCATTCATCCGTGGTGAATTACGATGCTGGGATAGCGCTAGTTCTGAGGCCCAGCTCAGATGACAGTGAGCTGCTGGAAGTAGCCGCAGTCCCTCTCTCAGATCTTCTCGAGCAAACGCTCGAACTCATTGGAACAAATATCAACGCAAATCCTTACG GGCTGGGCAGCAAAAAACGACCCGTCCATGTTCTGGTGCCACACGGGATACTCAGAATCCGAAATGCTCCATCGGTGAATTACCAGCAGTTGGCAGAGTGGTTTCAGGGCTGTACAGAGGGGAAAGTCGAGGGCATTGTCTGGCACTGTAACGACGGGACACTTGTGAAG ctTCATCGTCACCATCTCGGCTTGAAATGGCCTGACGGAGAAACGTTTTTAAACAAGAGGCCCGTCATCATCCGTGTCAACTGGGTGACATACGAACTGGATGTTGGATCTGAAGACTTGTTCGCCTCTTTCTCAAACTTAAATGGATGCCGCTTTGACTGCATCCAGGATGTTCACTTTGAAATATGA